The Lentzea guizhouensis genome contains a region encoding:
- a CDS encoding alpha/beta fold hydrolase codes for MDFDTQPAPATPRPASPTTPATTASGSGFRFDEIVIPTERLDFPALAAGDGPVVVCWHGFPDHPLSFAPLAERLVAAGHRVIAPFLRGHHPTTFDQLPFADGLTLAADAAAVNAALSPDPLDVIGHDIGAGIAGRLAAIWPERVRRVITMSVPPPAALRTIFDDPAQQQRFFYLWMFQVPRVAESLLNDTLLTYLWRTWSPGLEVPAYVRNAYADPALRSNSLKLYRANFDRTLHDPALAPLAEVSERPAPIPMLVLAGADDGCITPDSYADAATGLAPGSRVDIVPGAGHFLQLDRPDEVAALALDWLR; via the coding sequence ATGGACTTCGACACCCAGCCCGCGCCCGCCACGCCCAGGCCCGCCAGCCCCACCACCCCGGCGACCACCGCCTCCGGTTCCGGCTTCCGGTTCGACGAGATCGTCATCCCGACCGAGCGCCTCGACTTCCCCGCGCTCGCCGCGGGTGACGGCCCGGTCGTCGTGTGCTGGCACGGCTTCCCGGACCATCCGCTGTCGTTCGCCCCGCTCGCCGAACGCCTCGTCGCCGCCGGCCACCGCGTGATCGCCCCGTTCCTGCGCGGCCACCACCCGACCACCTTCGACCAGCTGCCGTTCGCCGACGGCCTGACGCTGGCCGCCGACGCCGCCGCCGTGAACGCCGCCCTCTCCCCCGACCCGCTCGACGTCATCGGCCACGACATCGGCGCCGGCATCGCGGGCCGGCTCGCCGCCATCTGGCCGGAACGCGTCCGCCGCGTGATCACGATGTCCGTCCCGCCACCCGCCGCGCTGCGCACGATCTTCGACGATCCCGCCCAGCAGCAACGGTTCTTCTACCTGTGGATGTTCCAGGTCCCGAGGGTCGCCGAGTCCCTCCTCAACGACACCCTGCTCACCTACCTGTGGCGCACCTGGTCACCCGGCCTCGAAGTGCCCGCGTACGTCCGCAACGCGTACGCCGACCCCGCGCTGCGCTCGAACTCGCTCAAGCTCTACCGCGCGAACTTCGACCGCACCCTGCACGACCCGGCTCTGGCACCGCTCGCCGAGGTCTCCGAACGCCCCGCCCCGATCCCGATGCTGGTCCTCGCCGGCGCCGACGACGGCTGCATCACCCCGGACAGCTACGCCGACGCCGCCACCGGCCTCGCCCCCGGCTCGCGGGTCGACATCGTGCCGGGCGCCGGCCACTTCCTACAGCTGGACCGCCCCGACGAGGTCGCGGCGCTGGCGCTGGACTGGCTCCGCTGA
- a CDS encoding peptidoglycan-binding domain-containing protein, producing MTRKLFSLVLVVLAGVTISAGVASAAPKPAEDVSAMIRDCIDVPNRDVGRGSTGDYVREVQCLLNWAINPATHARIAVDGEFGANTEGKVRKFQQCANALGAGLVVDGRVGPRTAPHLEWWAGHSAYIC from the coding sequence ATGACTCGAAAGCTGTTCTCGCTCGTCCTCGTGGTGCTGGCCGGAGTGACGATTTCGGCCGGGGTGGCGAGCGCCGCGCCCAAACCGGCCGAGGACGTCAGCGCCATGATCCGCGACTGCATCGACGTCCCGAACCGCGACGTCGGGCGGGGCTCGACCGGCGACTACGTCCGGGAGGTGCAGTGCCTGCTCAACTGGGCGATCAACCCGGCCACCCACGCCCGGATCGCTGTGGACGGCGAGTTCGGCGCCAACACCGAGGGCAAGGTGAGGAAGTTCCAGCAGTGCGCCAACGCGCTCGGCGCGGGACTGGTCGTGGACGGCCGGGTCGGTCCGAGGACGGCGCCGCACCTCGAGTGGTGGGCCGGCCACAGCGCCTACATCTGCTGA
- a CDS encoding TIR domain-containing protein yields the protein MAKVFISYATADMAFAVEVSEWLRADGHENFLDRAPVDGVQVGEDWRERLYGELRQVDAIVCLVSRGFLTSFWCSAEVGIADALGCRILQLRLDDVVHPLLHRLQYADFAADPHRAREQLLRAVRGLDLGREKWCEGQNPFPGLKAFTAELSGLFFGRADETRELSSRLRAATTSRLLAVVGPSGCGKSSLVRAGLLPVLAQESDWLPLVPLTPGDDPVAALARSITATARRLGMHWSVAGVREELERDGVTRLADELVVAGAGPDAQVLVVIDQAEELFTRAVDAHAFAELVAPVRVVATLRSEFLDQLNAAAGTQVDTFLLAPLSRDMLRVVITEPARIAGLRVEPDLVARLVADTGRGEALPLLAFVLHQLAEGLSRGGEMSLARYHELGGVRGALSRHADSALVAATGNGRLTETEIVAGLVALATVNERVEPTRRRVAADVLAVDVSEFVLRRLLVVTSDDDGGRWVEVAHEALLTGWPPLRDAISDRSAALVAARSVEKAADEWRENESDDFLWSGERLTTTLKTLRPDHAAGAVVDVSPAAQSFLDAGVRRNRRGRSRRIALIAVVALLLTSALTAAGLAWQQQRYTAEQRAIAQARQLVPRAEQLREVSPVQALRLGLAAERLHSDSETRDSLVNTLLGSGYRSTLTGHSAAVAKVVFSDDGRWLATAGTDKTVVLWKVDASGGVTRARTLTGHGGPVLSLAFHPDGTLLASGAKDGQVLLWDTADAVPPVHLPANADMREAPSVVFSPDGTTLATAGSSGSVLFWDVRQRTAPRLLAPAITEHRERVVAIEWRRNGGLLVTGSEDNTARLWDVHDLANVRAVGAPLTAHIEDVNAVPLSPDGRLLATASADHLVLLWDVSDPAAPRRLGEPLVGHANWVNTGAFSGDGSLLATGGADKTVIVWDVRDPGRPRRQAVLSGHEHGVNTVAFRQNLLATAGRDQKVMLWEAAETAVTQQFTAHTSYVNAMAATPDGRTLATAGADRTVLLWDTSALDRVQRAGDPLRTPQGAAAAVAFRGDGRLLAAGAGRDVVLWDTSDLARARQITPPLTGHRGTVRAVEFRPDRRVLASGSSDGQLMLWDTGEQSGPRALGEPVAAHESPLWTLAFNQAGTVLVTGAGDGKIALWDVRDPAAPRRIGEPLSGHTNRVNSLAFSPDDRLMASGGEDKTVQLWDLTDPSNPRGRGTIAGHGSPIKSVAFDQDGRVLATGAADNETRLWDVTGPVTQLGPPLDGHTNWVNAIEFPARGRAIVTGSADGTIRVRDLTGFYDVLNHPVARACQRAGRGLDPQEWARSVDLRFEQSCP from the coding sequence GTGGCCAAAGTGTTCATCAGTTATGCGACTGCGGACATGGCGTTCGCCGTCGAGGTGTCCGAGTGGTTGCGAGCAGATGGGCACGAGAATTTCCTCGACCGCGCTCCCGTTGACGGGGTGCAGGTCGGCGAGGACTGGCGCGAGCGCCTCTACGGCGAGCTGAGGCAGGTCGACGCGATCGTCTGCCTGGTCTCGCGGGGCTTCCTCACCTCGTTCTGGTGTTCCGCCGAGGTCGGGATCGCGGACGCCCTCGGTTGCCGCATCCTGCAGCTGCGTCTCGACGATGTCGTCCACCCGCTGCTGCACCGGCTCCAGTACGCGGACTTCGCCGCCGATCCGCACCGTGCGCGTGAGCAGCTGTTGCGAGCGGTGCGCGGCCTCGACCTGGGGCGGGAGAAGTGGTGCGAGGGCCAGAACCCGTTCCCGGGGTTGAAGGCCTTCACCGCCGAGCTGAGCGGTCTGTTCTTCGGGCGCGCCGACGAGACGCGGGAGCTCTCGAGCCGGCTCCGGGCGGCGACGACCAGCCGGTTGCTCGCGGTCGTCGGACCGTCGGGGTGTGGCAAGTCCTCCCTGGTGCGCGCGGGTCTGCTGCCGGTGCTGGCGCAGGAGTCCGACTGGTTGCCGCTGGTGCCGCTCACTCCCGGCGACGATCCCGTGGCCGCGCTGGCCCGCTCCATCACCGCCACCGCGCGACGGCTCGGGATGCACTGGTCGGTGGCCGGGGTGCGGGAGGAGCTCGAGCGGGACGGCGTGACGAGGCTCGCGGACGAGCTCGTGGTGGCGGGCGCGGGACCGGACGCGCAGGTGCTGGTCGTCATCGACCAGGCGGAGGAGCTGTTCACCCGAGCGGTCGACGCCCACGCCTTCGCGGAGCTGGTCGCGCCGGTGCGGGTCGTGGCGACACTGCGGTCGGAGTTCCTCGACCAGCTGAACGCCGCAGCCGGCACCCAGGTGGACACCTTCCTGCTGGCGCCGCTCAGCCGGGACATGCTGCGGGTCGTGATCACCGAGCCCGCCAGGATCGCGGGCCTGCGGGTCGAGCCGGACCTGGTGGCGCGACTCGTCGCCGACACCGGCCGCGGGGAGGCCCTGCCGCTGCTGGCCTTCGTGCTGCACCAGCTCGCCGAGGGCCTGTCGCGAGGTGGCGAGATGTCCCTGGCGCGCTACCACGAGCTGGGAGGCGTGCGCGGGGCGTTGTCCCGTCACGCCGACTCCGCGCTGGTGGCCGCCACCGGAAACGGCCGCCTGACCGAGACCGAGATCGTCGCCGGGCTGGTCGCGCTCGCCACGGTGAACGAGCGCGTCGAGCCCACCCGCAGGCGGGTCGCCGCCGACGTGCTCGCGGTCGACGTGTCGGAGTTCGTCTTGCGGCGCCTGCTCGTCGTGACCTCCGACGACGACGGTGGGCGGTGGGTCGAGGTGGCACACGAGGCACTGCTCACCGGGTGGCCGCCGCTGCGGGACGCCATCTCGGACCGGTCCGCCGCACTGGTCGCCGCACGATCGGTGGAGAAGGCCGCCGACGAGTGGCGGGAGAACGAGTCCGACGACTTCCTCTGGTCGGGTGAGCGCCTGACGACAACGCTCAAGACCCTGCGTCCCGATCATGCCGCGGGAGCGGTCGTGGACGTCTCACCGGCCGCGCAGTCGTTCCTGGACGCGGGTGTGCGGAGAAACCGCCGGGGCAGGAGCCGCAGGATCGCACTGATCGCCGTGGTGGCGTTGCTGTTGACGAGCGCGCTGACCGCGGCCGGCCTGGCGTGGCAGCAACAGCGGTACACGGCCGAGCAGCGCGCGATCGCCCAGGCGCGCCAGCTCGTCCCGCGGGCCGAGCAGCTGCGTGAGGTGTCGCCGGTGCAGGCCCTCCGGCTCGGCTTGGCGGCCGAACGACTCCACTCGGACTCGGAGACACGGGACAGCCTGGTCAACACCCTGCTCGGCAGCGGGTACCGCAGCACGCTCACCGGTCACAGCGCAGCGGTCGCGAAGGTTGTGTTCAGCGACGACGGACGGTGGCTCGCCACCGCCGGCACGGACAAGACGGTGGTGCTGTGGAAGGTCGACGCCTCGGGTGGTGTCACCAGGGCGCGGACGTTGACCGGCCACGGCGGACCGGTGCTCTCGCTGGCGTTCCACCCGGACGGCACCCTGCTCGCGTCCGGCGCCAAGGACGGACAGGTCCTGTTGTGGGACACGGCAGACGCCGTGCCGCCGGTCCACCTGCCCGCGAACGCCGACATGCGGGAAGCGCCGTCCGTGGTGTTCAGCCCCGACGGGACGACGCTGGCCACCGCGGGATCGTCGGGTTCGGTGCTGTTCTGGGACGTGCGGCAGCGCACCGCGCCCCGGCTGCTCGCGCCGGCGATCACCGAGCATCGCGAGCGTGTGGTGGCCATCGAGTGGCGCCGGAACGGCGGTCTGCTCGTCACGGGCAGCGAGGACAACACGGCACGTTTGTGGGACGTGCACGACCTTGCGAACGTCCGCGCGGTCGGCGCACCGCTCACCGCGCACATAGAGGACGTCAACGCGGTCCCGTTGAGTCCGGACGGCCGCCTGCTCGCCACCGCGAGCGCGGACCACCTCGTGTTGCTGTGGGACGTCAGTGATCCCGCCGCACCGCGCCGACTGGGCGAGCCGCTGGTCGGTCACGCGAACTGGGTGAACACCGGAGCGTTCAGCGGTGACGGCTCGTTGCTCGCGACTGGTGGTGCGGACAAGACGGTGATCGTGTGGGACGTGCGTGATCCCGGTCGTCCCCGGCGACAGGCGGTGCTGAGCGGTCACGAGCACGGTGTGAACACGGTCGCGTTCCGGCAGAACCTGCTGGCGACGGCGGGAAGGGACCAGAAGGTGATGCTGTGGGAGGCCGCGGAGACCGCCGTGACGCAGCAGTTCACCGCGCACACCTCGTACGTCAACGCGATGGCGGCCACGCCGGACGGCCGCACCCTCGCCACGGCAGGGGCCGACCGCACCGTGCTGCTCTGGGACACCTCCGCCCTCGACCGCGTCCAGCGGGCGGGCGACCCGCTGCGCACACCGCAGGGCGCCGCCGCGGCGGTGGCGTTCCGCGGCGACGGACGGTTGCTGGCGGCCGGTGCGGGCCGCGACGTGGTGTTGTGGGACACCAGCGACCTCGCCCGCGCCAGGCAGATCACCCCGCCGCTCACCGGGCACAGGGGCACCGTCCGCGCGGTGGAGTTCCGGCCGGACCGCCGCGTCCTCGCGTCCGGCAGCAGTGACGGACAGCTCATGTTGTGGGACACCGGGGAACAGAGCGGGCCACGTGCGCTCGGGGAGCCGGTCGCCGCCCACGAAAGTCCACTGTGGACGTTGGCGTTCAACCAGGCGGGCACCGTGCTGGTCACCGGAGCGGGCGACGGCAAGATCGCCCTGTGGGACGTGCGTGATCCCGCCGCACCGCGCCGCATCGGGGAACCGCTCAGCGGCCACACGAACCGCGTGAACTCGCTGGCGTTCAGCCCTGACGACCGCCTGATGGCCAGTGGCGGTGAGGACAAGACGGTTCAGCTGTGGGACCTGACCGATCCGTCGAACCCTCGGGGCCGTGGCACGATCGCCGGCCACGGGAGCCCCATCAAGTCGGTCGCGTTCGACCAGGACGGCCGGGTGCTCGCGACCGGTGCCGCGGACAACGAGACTCGGCTGTGGGACGTCACCGGCCCGGTGACCCAGCTGGGGCCACCGCTGGACGGGCACACGAACTGGGTCAACGCGATCGAGTTCCCCGCCCGCGGCCGGGCGATCGTGACCGGCAGCGCCGACGGGACGATCCGGGTGCGCGACCTGACCGGGTTCTACGACGTGCTGAACCACCCCGTGGCACGGGCGTGTCAGCGCGCGGGACGCGGACTGGACCCCCAGGAGTGGGCGCGGTCGGTCGATCTGCGGTTCGAACAGAGCTGTCCGTGA
- the fdhD gene encoding formate dehydrogenase accessory sulfurtransferase FdhD: MGRVTSRRRVVRLVDDAVTTRPDTLAVEEPLEIRVGGKSLAVTMRTPGDDFDLAAGFLVSEGVVRSTSDIASIRYCAGATADGSNTFNVLDVGLAAGVAPPDPSVERNFYTTSSCGLCGKASLDAVRTVASWEVASDPLLLDPGLVASFPTKLRAAQKVFDRTGGLHAAGLFDESGSLLCLREDVGRHNAVDKVVGWATRNGRLPLAGTVLMVSGRASFELVQKAVMAGVPVLTAVSAPSSLAADLAEEMGVTLVGFLRGNSMNVYTGGHRLGVAAGAR, from the coding sequence ATGGGACGCGTGACGAGCAGGCGGCGCGTGGTGCGGCTGGTGGACGACGCGGTCACCACCCGCCCCGACACGCTGGCGGTCGAGGAACCGCTGGAGATCCGCGTGGGCGGCAAGTCCCTCGCCGTCACCATGCGCACACCGGGTGACGACTTCGACCTGGCGGCCGGCTTCCTGGTGAGCGAGGGCGTCGTCCGGTCCACTTCGGACATCGCCTCGATCCGCTACTGCGCCGGCGCCACCGCCGACGGCTCGAACACCTTCAACGTGCTCGACGTGGGCCTCGCCGCCGGGGTGGCGCCGCCGGACCCGTCCGTGGAACGCAACTTCTACACGACGTCGTCGTGCGGACTGTGCGGCAAGGCGAGCCTGGACGCGGTGCGAACCGTCGCGTCGTGGGAGGTCGCGTCGGATCCGCTGCTGCTGGATCCCGGGTTGGTGGCGTCGTTCCCGACGAAGTTGCGTGCCGCGCAGAAGGTCTTCGACCGCACCGGTGGCCTGCACGCGGCGGGGTTGTTCGACGAGTCCGGTTCGTTGCTGTGCCTGCGGGAGGACGTGGGCCGGCACAACGCGGTGGACAAGGTCGTCGGCTGGGCGACGCGCAACGGCCGGCTGCCGTTGGCCGGAACCGTGCTGATGGTGAGCGGCCGGGCGTCGTTCGAGCTGGTGCAGAAGGCGGTGATGGCGGGAGTCCCGGTGCTCACCGCGGTGTCGGCGCCGTCCTCGCTCGCCGCGGACCTGGCCGAGGAGATGGGCGTGACGCTGGTCGGGTTCCTGCGGGGCAACTCGATGAACGTCTACACGGGCGGGCATCGGCTGGGCGTCGCGGCCGGGGCACGCTGA
- a CDS encoding MFS transporter gives MPVATFVRDHIGRLYRVGETDVEVSGRSRRTVLWAAWAAMLAAGIGQYGFGAVIPELSGRWSVPELFWALALWTVCQAGVAFPAAWLRERQALSPTTAMFAGALLCGAGLLTLSSGFLLGYSIFGGVGAGLVYATCLGTVVRWFPERVTRKVAFVSGAFAYGSVPFVLAAGVLLRPGDLSGFLTQAAIAVAVVVAVAGVLVKDPPEHWWPPDVSPREWALDRARVPNRFALKEFKPREALRCGTFAWLYGGVMFAAAVSLYDLVYVPLFVGDEVLGAVALATLAAATGTGRVLVGWISDRVGRRRALVWTLTTGGVAQFVLLHAGNYTAVLIGAALAGLGTGCCYSLLVGLVREYFGESHGAQNFGLLYTAKAAGAVVAAVLLASQGPTFAFVAAGVLGLAGAVLTGRLSQPGRPRL, from the coding sequence ATGCCAGTCGCGACTTTCGTCCGTGATCACATCGGCAGGCTCTACCGGGTGGGGGAGACCGACGTCGAGGTGTCGGGTCGCTCGCGCCGCACGGTGCTGTGGGCGGCCTGGGCGGCGATGCTCGCGGCGGGCATCGGCCAGTACGGCTTCGGTGCGGTCATTCCCGAGCTCAGCGGGCGGTGGAGCGTTCCAGAGCTGTTCTGGGCGCTGGCGCTGTGGACGGTGTGCCAGGCCGGGGTCGCGTTCCCGGCGGCCTGGCTGCGCGAACGGCAGGCGCTCTCGCCCACGACCGCGATGTTCGCGGGTGCTTTGCTGTGCGGCGCTGGTTTGTTGACGCTCTCATCTGGCTTCCTGCTCGGCTACTCGATCTTCGGTGGCGTCGGCGCGGGTCTGGTCTACGCCACCTGCCTGGGCACGGTGGTGCGGTGGTTCCCGGAACGCGTGACGCGCAAGGTCGCGTTCGTGAGCGGGGCGTTCGCGTACGGCTCGGTGCCGTTCGTGCTCGCGGCCGGAGTGCTGCTGCGGCCGGGTGACCTCAGCGGGTTCCTGACGCAGGCCGCGATCGCGGTGGCGGTGGTCGTCGCGGTGGCCGGCGTGCTGGTGAAGGACCCGCCGGAACACTGGTGGCCACCCGACGTGTCGCCGCGGGAGTGGGCTCTGGACCGGGCGCGGGTGCCGAACCGCTTCGCCTTGAAGGAGTTCAAGCCACGCGAGGCGTTGCGGTGCGGCACCTTCGCGTGGCTGTACGGCGGCGTGATGTTCGCAGCGGCGGTCTCGTTGTACGACCTGGTGTACGTGCCGCTGTTCGTCGGCGACGAGGTGCTGGGCGCGGTGGCGCTGGCGACGTTGGCCGCGGCAACCGGAACCGGGCGCGTGCTGGTCGGGTGGATCTCCGACCGGGTCGGCAGGCGGCGTGCGCTCGTGTGGACGTTGACAACCGGTGGTGTGGCTCAATTCGTGCTGCTTCACGCCGGCAACTACACGGCGGTGTTGATCGGCGCCGCCTTGGCCGGTCTCGGGACGGGGTGTTGTTACTCGTTGCTGGTCGGGTTGGTGCGCGAGTACTTCGGTGAGTCGCACGGCGCGCAGAACTTCGGGCTGCTGTACACGGCCAAGGCGGCGGGTGCCGTGGTCGCGGCGGTGCTCCTCGCCTCGCAGGGGCCGACGTTCGCGTTCGTGGCGGCCGGCGTGCTCGGGCTGGCCGGAGCCGTGCTGACCGGCCGGTTGTCGCAGCCGGGAAGGCCGCGCCTGTGA